In Panicum virgatum strain AP13 chromosome 4N, P.virgatum_v5, whole genome shotgun sequence, a single window of DNA contains:
- the LOC120668762 gene encoding uncharacterized protein LOC120668762: MAPGAEMARPFPAAGGDEEVLAGAAAVAFLAAETGRPVDLVVWGDEKRMKRELVAWAKAVASMAAAGKNASRRRRRRPGI; this comes from the coding sequence ATGGCTCCGGGAGCGGAGATGGCGCGGCCGTTCCcggccgcgggcggcgacgaggaggtcttggccggggcggcggcggtggcgttccTTGCCGCGGAGACGGGCCGGCCGGTGGACCTGGTGGTCTGGGGCGACGAGAAGCGGATGAAGCGGGAGCTCGTGGCGTGGGCCAAGGCCGTGGCGTCCATGGCGGCCGCCGGCAAGAacgcctctcgccgccgccgccgccgtcctggcaTATAG